The Stenotrophomonas sp. ZAC14D1_NAIMI4_1 DNA segment GAGCGGGCTCGAACCGCCATTGCCTGACCGCCGCAAGCGCGGCGCGGTCGAGATCCCGCAGGCGGCTGGAGACGGCGATGGAGACGCCCTGCACCTCCCCATTGCTCGCTACGTCGGCAAACACCACCACCTCCGAAGGGGAGGGGGAGAGGACGTCTGGTGGGATGCGCGGTGGGGGTGCAAACAGCGCCTTGGGCACCTGGAATGACGACCGGCCGGGATTGTCGGCCGCTTCCATCATTACGTGGGTGGAAACGCTTGGGTCCGCGACAGCGGTGGAAACCGGTATGCCCATGGCAAACATCAGGGCCAGCGTGTGTTGCCAACGTGCCATTGCAGCTTTCCAGTGAAAGAAACTGAGCGAGAAGGGTGAGGCACCGATTCCAGCATGTCTGCATCGTCATCCTCCCTGGGGGAGGGGGAGGACGTACCAGCCAGAGCCAGTCTCAGGATATGGGATCAATGCCCGGTACGCTCGCGCTGCAGCGAGCGAGCACGCCATCCCACCGGGTCGAACTCAAACGGAACATGCGCTCAAGTTCTCCCATGACAGGCCGATCATGTGCTGCACCCATACGCATGGCGTGTGGGACGTTCCATCGCTTTTGTACCCACCACAACATCTGAAGGAACCTGCATGACAGGAAGTCAGTGGGGCCTGCTGGCCCCGGAAACGCTGCCCGGCGCCCGCCGTACACGCACACTGGGTCTGGGCCGTTCCGTTCGACAGTTCAACGAACTGGCGGTTCCGGGCCTGGGTGGGGTTCAGTACGCCAAGCAGGTACTGTTTGCCGCGCTGAGCATGGCGGTGGCCAAGCGGGTCGAGAACCCGGACGTCCAGGTCACCCATATCGATGTAGCCAACGCGATCGAAGCCGTTGCCTGCATCATCGGCTACGAGGACACGAACTGGGAATCGAGCATCCGCATGCGTGGGCGCAACAAGCTGCCTCGCGGCGGCTCATCGCCGGACTACCGTGTGGCCTGCAAGCGCAGCTTCCATGTGTCCCAGCCGATGCGCATGTCCACCGCGCAGGCGCTTCCCTCGTTGGGCCTGGTTGATACCCAGAGCACGCGCTTCAACGCGTTCGAGTGCAATGACAATCTCGACACGTTTGTCTCCAACTGCCTCGGCGGTCTGAAGGCCGGCAACTCTACGGTGCTCCAGCACCTCAGCAGCTGGGTGGAGGGCAAGCAGCTGAAGTGGGGCAGTGCAGGACTGATCGAAGCGCTGCACCCGCTGCGGCCGCTGCGGTCCCCTGCGCGTGCCTGGTTGAAGAATGCCTTGCTGCAGGGCACTGCGCTCAGCCCGGAGCTGCGCGAACGCCGCCAGCGGGCCTGGCACTGGGTTGCGCGCCTGCACCGTGAGCCCGCGACCGTTGAGTCGCTGGACCAGCCCATGCCCCCGAATGAACTCGACCCGCAGCACTGGCATGATCTGCGTGCCGGCGCGCAGCTGGTGGTTGCGCGCGATGCGGCTATTGAGGTGTTGGACGCTGTGGAACGCGTGCTGGAATGCCGCAAGGGTCGCTCACTGCCGCTGTCGGAGCCGCTGCCGAAGCCGGTGCTTGCCGCACTGGCCGCGCTGGCCGAGCACGC contains these protein-coding regions:
- a CDS encoding energy transducer TonB, which encodes MARWQHTLALMFAMGIPVSTAVADPSVSTHVMMEAADNPGRSSFQVPKALFAPPPRIPPDVLSPSPSEVVVFADVASNGEVQGVSIAVSSRLRDLDRAALAAVRQWRFEPAPSGGRAMPVRVRVSVVFARSSHRPSR